The following proteins are encoded in a genomic region of Tachysurus fulvidraco isolate hzauxx_2018 chromosome 22, HZAU_PFXX_2.0, whole genome shotgun sequence:
- the LOC113645092 gene encoding polymeric immunoglobulin receptor-like has product MRNLFIVLLFISYVGSQEPMKLSLQTGATVTIPCGYDRAYIHHKKYWCSGSLSFSSCSIQAYANNTKGKVTVTDNPAESFFTVTLDHLQTKDTGWYWCGVEIVRGSDVSEALYITVKSDPDLSVRESRVRGEEGGSVTIQCLYSAEYQNTQKQWCSFKDRQCWIFMETKTDQNSAVQLSDDGRNSFSVKMNRLKKSDTGWYWCSAGDLQVPVYISVSVVAPATTDSSVSKQYTCVDAGEDNNKRDTQMRWGFSISEAYVGRQSSMKFSLQTESTVTIPCGYDRAYIHHKKYWCSNSFSFQSCSIQAYANNTNGKVTVTDNPAESFFTVTLDHLQTKDTGWYWCGVEIDGGSDVSEALQITVISDPDLSVNETRVRGVKGGSVTVQCLYSAAYQNTQKQWCRFKDGQCYTMRTETSQNSAVYTSDDGRRSFSVRMSGLKKSDVGWYWCRAGDLQVPVHIAVNNLTATTDSSVSKEHIYPEMFCVA; this is encoded by the exons ATGCGCAACCTTTTTATTgttcttcttttcatttcat ATGTTGGCAGTCAGGAACCCATGAAGTTAAGTCTTCAAACTGGAGCAACGGTCACCATCCCATGTGGTTATGATAGGGCATATATACATCATAAGAAATACTGGTGTTCTGGTTCTTTATCATTCAGTTCCTGCTCAATTCAGGCTTATGCCAATAATACAAAGGGGAAAGTGACAGTGACTGATAACCCAGCTGAGAGTTTCTTTACTGTGACTCTGGATCATCTCCAGACAAAAGACACTGGATGGTACTGGTGTGGTGTAGAGATAGTCAGAGGTTCAGATGTCAGTGAAGCTctttacatcacagtgaaatcag ATCCTGATCTGTCGGTGAGGGAGAGCAGAGTGAGAGGTGAGGAAGGAGGCAGCGTCACAAtccagtgtctctacagtgcAGAGTATCAAAATACACAGAAGCAGTGGTGCAGCTTCAAAGACAGGCAGTGCTGGATATTTATGGAGACTAAAACAGatcagaattcagcagtgcAGCTCAGTGATGATGGGAGAAATTCCTTCAGTGTGAAGATGAACAGACTGAAGAAGAGTGATACTGGATGGTACTGGTGCAGTGCAGGAGATCTGCAGGTTCCTGTTtacatcagtgtcagtgttgttGCTCCAG caACAACAGATTCTTCAGTTTCCAAACAATACAC TTGTGTTGATGCAGGTGAGGATAACAATAAACGAGATACGCAGATGAGATGGGGTTTCAGTATATCAGAGGCAT ATGTTGGCAGACAGTCATCGATGAAGTTCAGTCTTCAAACTGAATCAACGGTCACCATCCCGTGTGGTTATGATAGGGCATATATACACCATAAGAAATACTGGTGTTCTAATTCTTTTTCATTCCAATCCTGCTCAATTCAGGCTTATGCCAATAATACAAATGGGAAAGTGACAGTGACTGATAACCCAGCTGAGAGTTTCTTTACTGTGACTCTGGATCATCTCCAGACAAAAGACACTGGATGGTACTGGTGTGGTGTAGAGATAGACGGAGGTTCAGATGTCAGTGAAGCTCTTCAAATCACAGTGATATCAG ATCCTGATCTGTCAGTGAATGAGACCAGAGTGAGAGGTGTGAAAGGAGGCAGCgtcacagtccagtgtctctacagtgctgCGTATCAGAATACACAGAAGCAGTGGTGCAGATTCAAAGATGGACAATGCTACACAATGAGGACTGAAACAtcccagaattcagcagtgtacaCCAGTGATGATGGGAGAAGATCCTTCAGTGTGAGGATGAGTGGACTGAAGAAGAGTGATGTTGGATGGTACTGGTGCAGGGCAGGAGATCTGCAGGTTCCTGTTCACATTGCAGTTAATAACTTAACAG caACAACAGATTCTTCAGTTTCCAAAGAACACAT ATATCCAGAGATGTTCTGCGTTGCATAA
- the pigr gene encoding polymeric immunoglobulin receptor isoform X1 — translation MTRLLFLVALLPQLPGVRCFVNTDKEWTAFEGKSITVPCYYTPEYTMNVKYWCHGSVYDFCSSLARTDKQDNAPSSNERITIADDPTQLMFTVTMRELKETDSGWYWCGVERGGIWSTDSATSVYISVIQGVSVVNSEVSAEEGDSVTVECHYSKKHRQNDKKWCRSGHLRSCSVTNNGTFISESLLINDDQKDTVTVTMKDLEMRDAGWYLCGAGEHQVSVHVLVTPRSSTTAECPKLTEASVKAQNSNSYMVQCLLIVCGSLILLLTAVLGTRRIMRGYRLLNFKF, via the exons ATGACTCGTCTGCTTTTTCTCGTTGCGCTCCTTCCTCAGCTTCCAG GTGTCCGGTGCTTTGTGAACACAGATAAAGAATGGACAGCATTCGAGGGTAAATCAATCACTGTCCCCTGCTACTACACGCCTGAGTACACTATGAATGTGAAGTACTGGTGCCATGGCTCTGTATATGACTTCTGCTCCAGTCTAGCCCGGACAGACAAGCAGGACAATGCTCCATCCTCAAATGAAAGAATAACAATCGCTGATGATCCCACGCAGCTCATGTTCACAGTCACCATGCGTGAGCTGAAGGAGACGGACTCAGGCTGGTATTGGTGCGGGGTGGAAAGAGGAGGGATATGGAGCACAGACAGCGCCACATCAGTTTATATCAGTGTCATACAGG gtgtttCAGTAGTCAACAGTGAAGTAAGTGCTGAGGAGGGTGACAGTGTCACTGTGGAGTGCCACTACAGTAAGAAACACAG ACAGAATGATAAGAAGTGGTGCAGGAGCGGCCACTTAAGATCTTGCTCAGTTACAAACAACGGGACGTTCATCAGTGAATCTTTGCTTATCAATGATGACCAAAAGGACACAGTTACCGTGACGATGAAGGACCTGGAAATGCGAGATGCAGGATGGTACTTGTGTGGAGCCGGCGAGCACCAAGTGTCTGTTCATGTGTTAGTCACTCCAAGATCAAGCACAA CTGCGGAGTGCCCCAAGCTGACTGAGGCTTCTGTTAAAGCTCAAAACTCCAACAG TTACATGGTTCAGTGTCTTCTGATTGTGTGTGGATCTCTGATCTTATTGCTGACTGCAGTCTTGGGAACAAGGAGGATTATGAGAGGATACAGATtgctaaattttaaattttaa
- the pigr gene encoding polymeric immunoglobulin receptor isoform X2, whose product MTRLLFLVALLPQLPGVRCFVNTDKEWTAFEGKSITVPCYYTPEYTMNVKYWCHGSVYDFCSSLARTDKQDNAPSSNERITIADDPTQLMFTVTMRELKETDSGWYWCGVERGGIWSTDSATSVYISVIQGVSVVNSEVSAEEGDSVTVECHYSKKHRQNDKKWCRSGHLRSCSVTNNGTFISESLLINDDQKDTVTVTMKDLEMRDAGWYLCGAGEHQVSVHVLVTPRSSTSMQQAYTHAHVCMLRSAPS is encoded by the exons ATGACTCGTCTGCTTTTTCTCGTTGCGCTCCTTCCTCAGCTTCCAG GTGTCCGGTGCTTTGTGAACACAGATAAAGAATGGACAGCATTCGAGGGTAAATCAATCACTGTCCCCTGCTACTACACGCCTGAGTACACTATGAATGTGAAGTACTGGTGCCATGGCTCTGTATATGACTTCTGCTCCAGTCTAGCCCGGACAGACAAGCAGGACAATGCTCCATCCTCAAATGAAAGAATAACAATCGCTGATGATCCCACGCAGCTCATGTTCACAGTCACCATGCGTGAGCTGAAGGAGACGGACTCAGGCTGGTATTGGTGCGGGGTGGAAAGAGGAGGGATATGGAGCACAGACAGCGCCACATCAGTTTATATCAGTGTCATACAGG gtgtttCAGTAGTCAACAGTGAAGTAAGTGCTGAGGAGGGTGACAGTGTCACTGTGGAGTGCCACTACAGTAAGAAACACAG ACAGAATGATAAGAAGTGGTGCAGGAGCGGCCACTTAAGATCTTGCTCAGTTACAAACAACGGGACGTTCATCAGTGAATCTTTGCTTATCAATGATGACCAAAAGGACACAGTTACCGTGACGATGAAGGACCTGGAAATGCGAGATGCAGGATGGTACTTGTGTGGAGCCGGCGAGCACCAAGTGTCTGTTCATGTGTTAGTCACTCCAAGATCAAGCACAAGTATGCAACAGGcttacacgcacgcacacgtgtgtatg CTGCGGAGTGCCCCAAGCTGA